The Methanolacinia petrolearia DSM 11571 genome has a segment encoding these proteins:
- a CDS encoding DUF3656 domain-containing U32 family peptidase, which produces MGEKKIPELLAPAGSFESMKAAVSAGADAVYLGGRKFGARNLASNFTGEELKAAVDYCHSRNVRVYVTHNILVHDDEIADSINELHFLFSIGVDAVLLQDFGILHEASKLFPDLELHASTQMTIHNPEGVLWAEANGVSRVVLSREMSLEDISAVRNFPGTEKTGLEVFVHGALCCSYSGQCLLSSMIGGRSGNRGLCAQPCRKEYGILSLKYDECGNPAIKKKKGSCYMMSPADLCTYLNLDSLGASGVDSLKIEGRMKSPEYVAIVVSVYRRALDLIAEGTWSPSDEDETLLLLAFNRNFTGGYISGESGVSIMSVDHPGNRGVYAGRVVGYDREKKKVTVRGDGRIIPEAGDGILIRQNGAQDDFGLTIPGNAEKKGHEISFHVKNPAFPGSSVYITKSVLLSKMAKEVSSSPAGVAKKIQVRLRIGFDGRVPVVSAVFPSLHGELSYEIRAGFEMQEAKSRPVDPDDLRNIFCKTGNLQFEVADYESDYPGGLFAPVSLLNEFRRDLFAGIEKCLIDVCLPSDDIIAGSAERKDLFLSTLTNKKAVMPPRQAGRTISVYVSSSAGAKAALDAGCTRIYYEMKTAPGIDSSVYARELEEGISAASEYGAEFVWKWPRITDRSFFMTAEEILELLGNSKPDGIMVENVGDGIAAKRIAKDIPLYGGQGLNIFNYLAVEMFSGDYRLLTLSCELNRSQLKKLCGLAAGRLPSRPSLEYVVFGPSEILISENNLPAVSLGDNYSPSEEYGIADTTGRIFPLQVDAYGRTHVYNSAVTCLIDSLPEIFAAGVDGISLDLRLYSPEFAGKITELYVKAPARSYDAGKKLSGSLNLLKKEITSLYRGEITAGHFNRGV; this is translated from the coding sequence ATGGGAGAGAAGAAAATACCCGAACTTTTAGCCCCTGCAGGGTCCTTTGAATCGATGAAGGCAGCGGTCTCCGCCGGAGCCGATGCCGTATATCTTGGAGGAAGAAAATTCGGGGCAAGAAATCTTGCTTCCAATTTTACAGGTGAGGAGCTGAAGGCTGCTGTCGATTACTGTCACTCCCGGAATGTAAGGGTATATGTTACGCATAACATACTTGTCCATGACGATGAGATCGCCGATTCTATAAACGAACTGCACTTCCTCTTCAGTATCGGAGTGGATGCGGTTCTCCTCCAGGACTTCGGGATATTGCATGAAGCGTCGAAGCTTTTTCCAGATCTCGAACTGCATGCCTCGACACAGATGACCATCCACAACCCTGAAGGTGTCCTGTGGGCTGAAGCGAATGGAGTTTCAAGAGTTGTCCTTTCACGTGAGATGAGCCTGGAAGATATCTCCGCAGTCAGGAACTTTCCGGGAACGGAAAAGACCGGTCTTGAGGTATTCGTTCACGGGGCTCTCTGCTGTTCGTATTCGGGGCAGTGCCTCCTTTCGTCTATGATCGGGGGGAGGAGCGGGAACAGGGGCCTGTGCGCCCAGCCATGCAGAAAGGAGTACGGGATCTTGTCCCTGAAATACGACGAATGTGGAAATCCCGCCATAAAGAAGAAAAAGGGATCGTGCTACATGATGTCTCCCGCAGATCTCTGCACATACCTGAATCTCGATTCGCTCGGTGCATCCGGAGTGGATTCGCTGAAGATCGAAGGGAGGATGAAATCGCCGGAGTATGTTGCGATCGTAGTTTCGGTCTACAGGAGGGCTCTCGATCTGATTGCGGAAGGCACCTGGTCTCCATCCGATGAGGATGAAACATTGCTCCTCCTTGCTTTCAACAGAAATTTTACCGGCGGATACATATCCGGAGAGTCGGGGGTGTCGATAATGTCTGTCGACCATCCAGGGAACAGGGGGGTATACGCCGGCAGGGTTGTCGGTTATGATCGTGAGAAAAAGAAAGTCACCGTCAGGGGGGATGGGCGAATAATTCCGGAGGCGGGGGACGGGATTTTAATTCGTCAGAACGGAGCACAGGATGATTTCGGCCTTACAATACCCGGCAATGCAGAAAAAAAAGGCCACGAGATATCTTTTCATGTTAAGAATCCGGCATTTCCCGGCAGCAGTGTATATATAACCAAAAGTGTTCTGCTTTCGAAGATGGCAAAGGAGGTATCATCCTCTCCCGCCGGTGTTGCTAAAAAGATCCAGGTTCGTTTAAGAATCGGTTTTGACGGAAGAGTCCCGGTCGTATCGGCAGTATTCCCGTCACTTCACGGAGAACTTTCATACGAGATAAGGGCTGGATTTGAGATGCAGGAGGCGAAGAGCAGGCCGGTTGACCCTGATGACCTGAGGAATATATTTTGTAAAACGGGAAACCTGCAGTTTGAAGTGGCTGATTATGAATCGGATTACCCCGGCGGGCTGTTTGCTCCGGTCTCCCTGCTGAACGAATTCAGGCGGGATCTTTTTGCAGGTATTGAAAAATGTTTGATCGATGTCTGCCTGCCATCGGATGACATAATTGCCGGGTCGGCAGAAAGAAAAGATCTTTTCTTATCAACCCTGACGAACAAGAAAGCTGTCATGCCTCCCCGGCAGGCCGGTCGGACGATCTCCGTTTATGTCTCCTCCTCTGCCGGTGCGAAGGCGGCGCTTGATGCAGGATGTACCAGGATTTATTATGAGATGAAGACTGCTCCCGGGATCGACAGCAGTGTCTATGCCCGCGAACTAGAGGAAGGCATCTCTGCTGCATCAGAATACGGAGCGGAGTTCGTGTGGAAATGGCCGCGTATAACCGACAGGTCATTTTTCATGACTGCCGAAGAGATCCTTGAGTTGTTGGGAAATTCAAAGCCGGACGGCATAATGGTCGAAAATGTCGGCGACGGTATTGCAGCAAAACGGATTGCGAAAGATATCCCGCTCTACGGCGGCCAGGGGCTTAACATATTCAATTATCTTGCAGTCGAAATGTTCTCCGGGGATTACCGCCTCCTTACGCTTTCGTGCGAACTCAACAGGTCCCAGCTGAAGAAGCTATGCGGGCTTGCAGCCGGGAGACTTCCCTCCCGACCTTCGCTTGAATATGTCGTCTTCGGTCCGTCCGAGATCCTGATATCGGAGAACAACCTGCCTGCCGTGTCATTGGGGGATAATTATTCGCCGTCGGAAGAATACGGGATCGCAGACACTACGGGACGAATCTTTCCCTTACAGGTTGATGCCTATGGTCGGACACATGTATACAATTCTGCGGTGACCTGCCTGATCGACAGTCTGCCGGAGATCTTTGCCGCAGGCGTTGACGGTATTTCACTGGATTTGAGGCTTTATTCACCTGAGTTCGCCGGGAAGATCACGGAACTATATGTGAAGGCTCCCGCTCGGTCGTATGATGCCGGAAAGAAATTATCAGGGTCTTTGAATCTGCTGAAAAAAGAGATCACATCTTTGTATCGCGGGGAGATCACCGCCGGACATTTCAACAGGGGAGTCTGA
- the fdhD gene encoding formate dehydrogenase accessory sulfurtransferase FdhD: protein MMKLGTIDALKVTGKNISKISDCIAPEERVEIFLNDSYITTQVANTDNIAELGAGYVISESLSGYVDKVEVRENKVYVYGADPGKITIECSTSGSADVVKAPKKVESKTSISGEMIFRISHMIVSEEWRQTGGMHCSVLFKDGNVLAKMSDIGRHNTIDKIIGFAVLNGIDLSECYVGCTGRQPSGMVSKCANAGIPIIISKAASTTGGIQTARKTGITLICFARDERFTVYSNEWRISDLKKI, encoded by the coding sequence ATGATGAAACTCGGCACAATAGATGCCCTGAAGGTTACAGGAAAGAATATTTCAAAAATATCCGACTGCATCGCTCCTGAAGAAAGAGTGGAGATATTTCTTAACGACTCATACATCACCACTCAGGTTGCAAATACCGACAATATTGCAGAACTTGGAGCGGGATACGTGATATCAGAGAGTCTCTCCGGTTATGTGGATAAGGTAGAGGTCCGGGAGAACAAGGTCTATGTCTATGGCGCAGACCCAGGCAAGATCACGATCGAGTGCTCCACCTCGGGAAGCGCCGATGTTGTAAAGGCCCCGAAGAAAGTCGAATCAAAAACCAGTATCTCCGGGGAGATGATATTCAGGATCAGCCACATGATCGTTTCCGAGGAATGGAGGCAGACTGGCGGCATGCACTGCTCAGTCCTTTTCAAAGACGGCAACGTTCTTGCGAAGATGTCGGATATCGGGCGGCACAATACCATCGACAAGATCATCGGTTTTGCAGTGCTCAATGGGATAGACCTCTCCGAATGCTACGTGGGATGCACCGGTAGACAGCCGTCGGGCATGGTTTCAAAATGTGCGAATGCAGGGATTCCTATAATTATTTCAAAGGCGGCATCGACCACAGGAGGAATCCAAACCGCGAGAAAGACCGGCATAACTCTCATATGCTTCGCAAGGGACGAGAGGTTCACGGTATACTCGAACGAATGGAGAATCTCCGATCTGAAAAAGATCTGA
- a CDS encoding DUF1894 domain-containing protein codes for MNRCVNKLCPDIIDPEIKAEDAVEYIFKKSSEVYEMPEHYTIKGVNILGEAPLYVGLLKKKKEILFYFKKPCFGTMLLKTKGSDEEFEKIREQGKLVPEAGKK; via the coding sequence ATGAACCGATGCGTCAATAAACTCTGTCCGGATATCATCGACCCCGAGATAAAAGCCGAAGATGCCGTAGAATATATTTTCAAAAAATCATCTGAGGTTTACGAAATGCCCGAGCATTACACCATCAAAGGAGTTAATATCCTTGGCGAAGCCCCGCTGTATGTAGGACTCCTGAAAAAGAAGAAGGAAATTCTCTTTTATTTCAAAAAACCCTGCTTCGGAACGATGCTGCTTAAGACAAAAGGATCCGATGAGGAGTTTGAAAAGATCCGGGAGCAGGGGAAGCTTGTACCGGAGGCAGGGAAAAAATGA
- a CDS encoding LL-diaminopimelate aminotransferase, translating to MYAKRLDNLPPYLFAQIDKLKTEKRAEGVDIIDLGVGDPDLPTPPHIVEALCEAVRDPSTHHYPDYTGMIQYREAVASWYKSRFDVDLDPKTEVLALIGSKEGIAHVPEAFVNPGEYVLVPDPGYPVYKTSTLFAEGKVWEMPLSEENKFLPDLDAIPADVLKNASLMFIGYPNNPTAAIAPLSFFNEVVEFARENGIVVVHDNAYSEITFDGYKAPSFLQADGAKEVGMEMHSLSKTYNMTGWRLGMAAGGEEFISGLGRVKTNIDSGAFDAIQRAGITALTSSQQSVADACKVYQERRDILISGLKGLGFDVAAPKATFYVWMKVPDSMSFARKMLDEAGIVVTPGTGFGRNGEGYVRFAITRDTNRISEALERMRRIDF from the coding sequence ATGTACGCAAAACGTCTTGATAATCTCCCCCCGTATCTGTTTGCACAAATAGATAAGCTGAAGACTGAAAAGAGAGCAGAAGGCGTAGATATCATAGATCTTGGTGTCGGTGACCCGGACCTCCCTACACCGCCTCATATTGTTGAGGCTCTCTGCGAAGCGGTAAGGGACCCGTCCACTCACCACTACCCGGATTATACCGGGATGATCCAGTACCGCGAGGCAGTCGCATCATGGTATAAGTCCCGTTTTGATGTCGATCTCGACCCCAAAACCGAAGTGCTTGCACTTATAGGATCGAAGGAGGGCATCGCCCATGTGCCCGAGGCATTCGTCAATCCCGGCGAATACGTTCTTGTCCCGGACCCGGGATATCCGGTATACAAAACATCCACCCTCTTTGCAGAGGGTAAGGTCTGGGAGATGCCGCTTTCCGAGGAGAACAAGTTTCTCCCCGATCTCGATGCAATACCTGCGGATGTCCTGAAGAACGCGTCTTTGATGTTTATCGGCTACCCCAACAACCCGACGGCTGCAATCGCACCGCTGTCGTTCTTCAACGAGGTTGTCGAGTTCGCCAGGGAAAATGGTATCGTAGTAGTCCATGACAACGCCTACTCGGAGATAACATTCGACGGTTATAAGGCCCCTTCCTTCCTCCAGGCCGACGGTGCAAAAGAGGTCGGAATGGAGATGCATTCGCTCTCCAAGACCTACAATATGACCGGCTGGAGGCTCGGTATGGCTGCAGGCGGTGAAGAATTCATCTCCGGCCTCGGAAGAGTAAAGACGAATATCGATTCGGGTGCCTTCGATGCAATCCAGAGGGCGGGAATCACTGCACTTACTTCTTCGCAGCAGAGCGTGGCCGATGCCTGTAAGGTATATCAGGAAAGACGCGATATTTTAATATCAGGACTAAAGGGTCTCGGGTTTGATGTCGCTGCGCCCAAAGCTACCTTTTATGTCTGGATGAAAGTTCCCGACTCCATGAGCTTCGCCCGTAAGATGCTCGATGAGGCGGGAATTGTAGTTACTCCGGGCACAGGATTCGGAAGGAACGGCGAGGGTTACGTGAGATTCGCCATAACCCGTGACACAAACAGAATAAGCGAGGCCCTGGAAAGAATGAGGAGGATTGACTTTTGA
- the lysA gene encoding diaminopimelate decarboxylase, with translation MKLPDHLSIRNGHLYIGQHDTVDLAEQYGTPCYVSDEERIRQNFLRYNSALREYYNDVQLLYAAKANGNLSVMRVLAKMGAGADVFSSGELHLALLAGMPPEKLLFNGSSKTTEDLELAVDKGVRVSLDSFDELRQLSEVAKRKGKEVEVSFRINPALEVPTHPKIATGLATSKFGIPAGQILDAYKAAMEADNVTPVGMHCHIGSQILDVAPFGKAAEVMVDLAGKITDLGVRLAFIDIGGGLGIPYNRETDKMPTPEEYAKAVMPVFLKGIEKLGIKAQLWVEPGRYLVGDSTILLTKVNSVKKAHKNFVNVDAGFNLLIRPAMYDAYHEVVVANRADEAPVETYTVTGPICETGDILAADRKLPVVADSDIMAVLDAGAYGYSMASQYNSRPRCMEVMVKGEKSAPMRRRESIIDIINTMQKLPWHEE, from the coding sequence TTGAAGCTGCCTGATCACCTAAGCATAAGAAACGGACACCTGTATATTGGACAACACGATACTGTGGATCTTGCCGAACAGTACGGCACTCCCTGTTATGTATCGGATGAAGAGCGTATTAGACAGAATTTTCTCCGCTACAACAGTGCATTGAGAGAGTATTACAACGATGTCCAGCTCCTCTATGCAGCAAAGGCGAACGGAAATCTCTCCGTCATGAGGGTTCTTGCGAAGATGGGTGCCGGTGCGGATGTATTTTCATCCGGAGAACTCCATCTTGCACTTCTTGCAGGGATGCCCCCGGAGAAACTCCTCTTCAACGGGAGTTCGAAGACAACAGAGGATCTTGAACTTGCCGTGGACAAAGGCGTCCGGGTATCGCTCGACTCTTTCGATGAACTGAGACAGCTCTCAGAGGTTGCAAAGAGAAAAGGAAAGGAGGTCGAGGTTTCGTTCAGGATCAATCCCGCACTTGAGGTTCCGACTCACCCCAAGATTGCCACCGGCCTTGCGACGAGCAAATTCGGGATTCCTGCGGGCCAGATTCTTGACGCATACAAGGCGGCCATGGAAGCCGATAACGTGACGCCTGTCGGAATGCACTGCCATATCGGTTCTCAGATCCTTGATGTGGCTCCGTTCGGAAAGGCCGCCGAGGTTATGGTCGATCTTGCGGGAAAGATAACCGATCTCGGTGTTCGTCTTGCATTCATAGACATAGGCGGCGGGCTCGGTATTCCCTATAACCGGGAGACCGACAAGATGCCCACACCTGAAGAATATGCAAAGGCAGTGATGCCTGTATTCCTCAAAGGAATTGAAAAGCTAGGGATTAAGGCGCAGCTATGGGTTGAGCCGGGCAGGTACCTTGTCGGTGATTCCACAATACTTCTTACGAAGGTCAACTCGGTCAAAAAGGCGCACAAGAACTTTGTCAATGTCGATGCCGGATTCAATCTCCTAATCAGGCCTGCAATGTACGATGCATATCATGAAGTCGTTGTTGCAAACAGGGCAGATGAGGCTCCTGTCGAGACCTATACGGTTACAGGTCCGATATGCGAGACCGGAGACATTCTTGCAGCGGACAGGAAGCTTCCCGTGGTAGCTGACAGTGATATCATGGCAGTCCTTGATGCCGGTGCTTATGGCTATTCGATGGCTTCGCAGTATAACAGCCGTCCCAGGTGCATGGAGGTCATGGTGAAGGGCGAAAAGTCGGCACCTATGCGCAGGAGAGAGAGCATAATCGATATCATCAATACGATGCAGAAGCTCCCCTGGCACGAAGAGTAG
- the radA gene encoding DNA repair and recombination protein RadA, whose translation MTELEIEDLPGVGPTTADKLREAGYSTIEGIATASYADLAEAAEIGESTAKKMIREARKMADIGGFRKGTDVLEERKKVRKLTTFVPEFDALMGGGLETMSIIEFYGEFGSGKSQIAHQMAVNAQLPEDVGGLNGSVIYIDTENTFRPERIRQMVEGLDLEDVPSPEEFLEHIHVAEAFTSDHQMLLLDNVRELAAELKETDKPLKLIVVDSLMAHFRAEYAGRGTLSLRQQKLNKHMYDLAKLAKEFNAVVIVTNQVQSNPAVFFGDPTKPTGGNIVGHASKFRVYLRKSKGGKRVAKLVDSPDQPEGEAAFSVEMAGLKPV comes from the coding sequence ATGACAGAACTTGAGATTGAAGATCTGCCCGGTGTCGGGCCTACAACTGCAGACAAACTCCGTGAGGCTGGTTACAGCACCATAGAGGGTATAGCGACCGCCTCATATGCCGACCTTGCCGAGGCTGCCGAGATCGGTGAATCGACGGCAAAGAAGATGATCCGCGAGGCCAGGAAGATGGCCGATATCGGAGGGTTCCGGAAGGGTACCGATGTCCTTGAAGAGAGAAAGAAGGTCCGTAAGCTGACTACTTTCGTTCCCGAATTTGACGCACTCATGGGCGGAGGGCTTGAGACCATGTCGATTATTGAATTCTACGGTGAGTTTGGTTCGGGTAAAAGCCAGATCGCGCACCAGATGGCTGTAAACGCCCAGCTCCCCGAGGATGTCGGCGGGCTCAACGGATCGGTCATATACATAGATACGGAGAATACATTCCGCCCCGAGAGGATCCGCCAGATGGTCGAAGGGCTTGATCTCGAAGATGTTCCCTCGCCCGAGGAGTTCCTCGAGCATATCCATGTAGCCGAGGCATTCACATCGGATCACCAGATGCTCCTCCTGGATAATGTCCGTGAACTTGCCGCAGAATTAAAAGAGACCGATAAACCCTTAAAACTCATTGTGGTCGACTCTCTCATGGCCCATTTCCGTGCAGAGTATGCCGGACGCGGAACCCTGTCCCTAAGGCAGCAGAAGCTCAACAAGCACATGTATGATCTCGCAAAGCTTGCGAAAGAGTTCAATGCAGTCGTAATTGTCACAAATCAGGTCCAGTCAAACCCTGCCGTATTCTTCGGAGACCCGACAAAACCGACCGGGGGAAACATCGTCGGTCACGCCTCAAAGTTCAGGGTTTACCTTCGCAAGAGCAAAGGCGGGAAACGCGTTGCAAAACTTGTCGACAGTCCCGACCAGCCTGAAGGCGAGGCCGCTTTCTCGGTCGAGATGGCAGGTCTTAAACCTGTATGA
- a CDS encoding phosphoglycolate phosphatase, with product MNNKSSFHPRAVITDIDGTITNKERRLNLDSVSVIRTLVDNGIPVVLASGNTECSLTFLCKMIGTDGTIIAENGGLYKITYAGERKICSDRAACLEAYEKIREYYDKRGIDLQLYSPEYRFADVAFARTVDPAEVREIVSGMPVKILDSGFAIHIQSGDINKGTTLALVAEEMGIPLSDFVAVGDSDNDREMIQAAGLGIAVAGGQSGAVEAADSVSMKKYGDGFSEKIREIFSSFF from the coding sequence ATGAACAATAAATCCTCTTTTCATCCCCGTGCAGTTATAACGGATATCGACGGGACAATAACAAATAAAGAGCGCCGCCTGAACCTGGATTCCGTTTCAGTAATCAGGACCCTTGTGGATAACGGAATACCCGTCGTTCTTGCAAGCGGGAATACCGAATGTTCGCTCACATTTCTCTGTAAGATGATCGGAACGGACGGCACGATTATCGCCGAGAACGGCGGTCTTTACAAGATCACTTATGCAGGGGAGAGAAAGATCTGTTCGGACAGGGCGGCATGTCTTGAGGCTTACGAGAAGATCCGCGAATACTATGATAAAAGAGGAATAGACCTTCAGCTCTACAGCCCTGAATATCGTTTTGCAGACGTTGCATTTGCGAGAACAGTAGACCCCGCCGAGGTTCGCGAGATTGTATCCGGAATGCCTGTAAAGATTCTCGACTCCGGTTTTGCAATACACATCCAGTCCGGGGATATCAACAAAGGAACTACGCTGGCACTTGTGGCGGAAGAGATGGGCATACCATTATCGGATTTTGTCGCAGTAGGAGATTCGGATAATGACAGGGAGATGATTCAGGCCGCAGGGCTTGGTATTGCGGTTGCAGGCGGCCAGAGCGGCGCAGTCGAGGCAGCAGACTCTGTCAGCATGAAAAAATATGGGGACGGGTTTTCGGAAAAAATCAGGGAAATCTTCAGTTCATTCTTTTGA
- a CDS encoding PRC-barrel domain-containing protein, which translates to MKNVFSRNLSKKQVMSTDGMVIGTIRNIMIDLDTGNVDSLVVRPEQGFDTGGYKVDGERLFIPFEAVRDIKDYIVVDRYLSKE; encoded by the coding sequence ATGAAGAATGTATTTTCCCGAAATCTTTCAAAAAAGCAGGTTATGAGTACAGACGGGATGGTTATTGGGACAATCAGGAACATTATGATCGATCTTGACACAGGAAATGTCGACAGCCTTGTAGTCAGGCCCGAGCAGGGTTTCGACACGGGCGGTTACAAAGTTGACGGAGAGCGTCTTTTTATTCCTTTCGAAGCTGTAAGGGATATAAAAGACTACATAGTCGTTGACAGGTACCTGTCAAAAGAATGA
- a CDS encoding CBS domain-containing protein, translating to MELSLIQKDILITLITLYHRKSVAIKGEEIAELLKRNPGTVRNQMQALKALGLVEGVPGPKGGYTPSSSAYNELNLLDYEKGSDVPLQVNGEYLKSVNVAELDFTTLCHPDLCHAVVRIIGSVKGFNIGDEITLGPTPVNKLLVKGEVYGKDEVNRSLLISISEMISLPKKQISHYMSSPVQKLDINDTIKDAISLFSRHHIHGAPIMDKDMLVGIVTLSDIAHKLDKGKGMDTTMDKIMTEDVVIAPPNINLFEVIGRFKEQEIGRIVIVDGKKPIGILTQSDILKVFPSP from the coding sequence ATGGAGTTGTCCCTTATCCAGAAGGATATCCTTATTACTTTAATCACGCTTTACCACAGGAAGTCTGTGGCAATAAAAGGTGAAGAGATCGCCGAACTATTAAAAAGGAACCCGGGAACAGTACGAAACCAGATGCAGGCACTGAAGGCGCTGGGCCTTGTTGAGGGTGTTCCGGGACCGAAAGGGGGCTACACCCCGTCTTCGTCGGCTTATAACGAACTAAACCTTCTGGATTACGAAAAGGGAAGCGATGTGCCCCTGCAGGTCAACGGGGAATATCTCAAAAGTGTAAATGTCGCGGAACTTGACTTCACGACATTGTGCCACCCGGACCTATGCCACGCCGTTGTGAGAATCATAGGCAGTGTCAAGGGCTTCAATATCGGCGACGAGATCACCCTGGGGCCTACACCTGTAAACAAGCTCCTCGTAAAGGGAGAGGTCTATGGCAAAGATGAGGTTAACAGGTCGCTCCTGATATCCATATCGGAGATGATCTCACTCCCAAAGAAGCAGATCAGCCACTATATGAGCAGCCCTGTCCAGAAACTGGACATCAACGACACTATAAAAGATGCAATATCGCTTTTCAGCAGGCACCACATACACGGAGCGCCTATAATGGACAAGGATATGCTTGTAGGGATAGTGACACTTTCGGATATTGCGCATAAACTCGATAAGGGGAAAGGCATGGACACGACGATGGACAAAATCATGACGGAAGATGTTGTGATCGCTCCCCCGAATATCAACCTTTTCGAGGTCATAGGAAGATTCAAAGAGCAGGAAATCGGAAGGATAGTAATCGTAGACGGAAAAAAGCCGATCGGAATACTTACGCAATCAGACATCCTTAAAGTTTTCCCGTCCCCATAG
- a CDS encoding NOG1 family protein, with product MEFEKIPTIPTAEEILDRSLGRASAVKKEKRNKDRANEEFIRSVYSSVYDKLTDTVSKFPSFDQISPFYMDIINILLSVDNIKKSLGAIQWAASQSREIGRMYAREMRNAENPVELRKKATARIASVLYQVDSDLKYLNETRNILRKLPDIREEEFTVVVAGYPNVGKSSFIALVSSAKPQIAGYAFTTKSIMVGHHPVGRERIQIVDTPGLLDRPHEKRNDVENQAMTAIKNVSDLILFIVDASETCGYSVGDQLGLLENVKKIVGETPVVVVINKCDVRRMDGYPNMSTNTREGVSDIMKIILKERESSPKSRRECTL from the coding sequence GTGGAATTCGAAAAGATACCAACAATCCCCACGGCCGAGGAGATACTTGACAGGTCGCTGGGGCGGGCTTCAGCCGTAAAAAAGGAAAAAAGGAATAAAGACCGCGCGAACGAGGAGTTCATACGTTCGGTATACAGTTCGGTCTATGACAAACTTACCGATACAGTTTCAAAATTTCCAAGTTTCGACCAGATATCCCCGTTTTATATGGATATCATAAATATCCTGCTCAGTGTAGACAATATCAAAAAGTCCCTGGGGGCAATACAGTGGGCCGCATCCCAGTCCCGCGAAATAGGGAGGATGTATGCACGGGAGATGCGCAATGCGGAGAATCCTGTCGAACTCAGGAAGAAGGCTACGGCAAGAATTGCGTCCGTTCTTTACCAGGTGGACAGCGATCTGAAGTACCTGAACGAAACACGAAACATTCTCAGGAAACTTCCCGATATTCGCGAGGAAGAGTTCACGGTGGTGGTCGCCGGTTACCCCAACGTAGGCAAGTCCTCGTTTATTGCCCTTGTGTCATCGGCAAAACCGCAGATCGCCGGATATGCCTTTACGACGAAGAGCATCATGGTAGGTCACCACCCTGTAGGAAGGGAGAGAATACAGATCGTCGATACTCCCGGCCTCCTGGACAGGCCCCATGAAAAGAGAAACGATGTCGAGAACCAGGCGATGACAGCTATTAAAAATGTCTCGGACCTGATCCTCTTCATTGTCGACGCGAGCGAGACATGCGGGTATTCTGTCGGGGATCAGTTAGGTCTTCTTGAAAATGTCAAAAAAATTGTGGGAGAGACTCCCGTAGTAGTCGTCATAAACAAATGCGATGTCCGGAGGATGGACGGGTATCCGAATATGTCGACAAATACAAGAGAAGGGGTATCGGATATTATGAAGATAATTCTTAAAGAAAGGGAATCCAGCCCCAAGTCCCGGCGAGAGTGCACCCTATAA